From Micromonospora rifamycinica, a single genomic window includes:
- a CDS encoding ABC transporter permease yields the protein MNERLATAAWVVWTALRAEQQGMRTRPMVVVVSVVQPVALLAIVAGTRRLTADRASVVVSAVVLTAIWSATVWTAGGVLRRERTYGTLARSVTSQFSPSLVLFGRSLGATLSSTAGILASAAVVIVLLGLRVAVPHPLWLLVALLVVVASGTALGMLLACLFLVTRHGLAWSGALIYPVFILGGLLIPPDALPQWLRWVPTLLSLHWVHEFVVGLSSGAVRPAPLAVAVALTVVYLVAAVACLRVAVDTGRRRGSLELV from the coding sequence GTGAACGAGCGCCTGGCCACCGCCGCCTGGGTGGTCTGGACGGCGCTGCGCGCCGAGCAGCAGGGCATGCGTACCCGGCCGATGGTGGTCGTCGTCTCGGTCGTGCAGCCGGTCGCGCTGCTGGCCATCGTGGCCGGCACCCGCCGGCTCACCGCCGACCGGGCGAGTGTCGTCGTCTCCGCCGTGGTGCTGACCGCGATCTGGAGCGCCACGGTGTGGACCGCCGGTGGCGTGCTGCGACGCGAACGCACCTACGGCACCCTGGCCCGCAGCGTCACCAGCCAGTTCTCCCCCAGCCTGGTGCTCTTCGGCCGGAGCCTCGGTGCGACGCTCTCCAGCACCGCCGGGATCCTCGCCAGTGCGGCAGTGGTGATCGTGCTGCTGGGGCTGCGGGTCGCCGTGCCGCATCCACTGTGGCTGCTCGTCGCGCTGCTCGTCGTCGTCGCGTCCGGCACCGCGCTGGGCATGCTGCTCGCCTGCCTGTTCCTGGTCACCCGGCACGGGTTGGCCTGGTCCGGCGCGTTGATCTATCCGGTCTTCATCCTGGGTGGGCTGCTGATCCCGCCGGACGCGCTGCCACAGTGGCTGCGGTGGGTGCCGACACTGCTCAGCCTGCACTGGGTGCACGAGTTCGTGGTCGGCCTCAGCTCCGGCGCGGTCCGCCCCGCGCCGCTGGCGGTCGCGGTGGCGCTGACCGTGGTCTACCTGGTCGCGGCGGTCGCCTGCCTGCGCGTCGCGGTCGACACCGGCCGCCGGAGGGGGAGCCTTGAGCTCGTCTAG
- a CDS encoding ABC transporter ATP-binding protein — MSTPAVEVTGVGRVFGRGRDQVTALRDVSFQVAEGQIVGLLGSNGAGKTTLTKILATLLEPSTGSARVFGHDVRRELRTVRRLTGVVFGGDRGFYGALSGRENLRYFAMLAGVGRRAIRDKVDGALTDVGLAEAARRPVETYSKGMRQRLHIALGLVAEPRLLLLDEPTVGLDPVEAERLRGTVARLRDTGVSILLTSHYLLDIERLADRVLILSRGTVTMDTTAAEFARSAGFAATVTVRGRGPVPQQLGASGAALDDVEEQGGVWTVRLRVPEWGGATFDRLGAALTGLDVLAVDVAPVRLEDVYATVMDRMSAADGSTPTGTR, encoded by the coding sequence ATGAGCACACCGGCGGTCGAGGTGACCGGCGTGGGACGGGTGTTCGGCCGCGGTCGGGACCAGGTGACCGCGCTGCGTGACGTGTCGTTCCAGGTCGCCGAGGGGCAGATCGTGGGGCTGCTGGGCAGCAACGGCGCCGGGAAGACGACCCTGACCAAGATCCTGGCCACCCTGCTGGAGCCCAGCACGGGCAGCGCCCGGGTCTTCGGCCACGACGTCCGGCGGGAGCTGCGCACGGTCCGGCGACTGACCGGTGTGGTGTTCGGCGGCGACCGGGGCTTCTACGGGGCGCTGTCCGGCCGGGAGAACCTGCGCTACTTCGCGATGCTCGCCGGGGTCGGACGGCGGGCCATCCGCGACAAGGTGGACGGTGCCCTGACCGACGTGGGGCTCGCCGAGGCCGCCCGCCGCCCGGTGGAGACCTACTCGAAGGGCATGCGTCAGCGGCTGCACATCGCGCTGGGGCTGGTCGCGGAGCCGCGTCTGCTGCTGCTCGACGAGCCGACCGTCGGCCTCGACCCGGTGGAGGCCGAGCGGCTGCGCGGCACCGTCGCACGGCTGCGCGACACCGGGGTGTCGATCCTGCTGACCAGCCACTACCTGCTCGACATCGAGCGGTTGGCGGACCGGGTGCTGATCCTGTCCCGGGGAACGGTGACGATGGACACCACGGCGGCCGAGTTCGCCCGCTCGGCGGGCTTCGCCGCCACGGTCACGGTCCGGGGGCGCGGGCCGGTGCCGCAGCAGCTCGGCGCGTCCGGGGCGGCGCTCGACGACGTCGAGGAGCAGGGCGGGGTCTGGACCGTACGACTCCGGGTGCCGGAGTGGGGCGGCGCGACCTTCGACCGGCTCGGTGCCGCGCTCACCGGCCTCGACGTGCTGGCGGTGGACGTCGCCCCGGTACGCCTGGAGGACGTCTACGCCACCGTCATGGACCGCATGTCGGCCGCCGACGGTTCCACCCCGACGGGCACCCGGTGA
- a CDS encoding putative PEP-binding protein, translating into MTGAHLLLHGGRDLAATAAGQPWGAELTAVVESSHRDAGQPVRVEFTVRAHRLRIVAVTPLVLRDAALLTHVAALLDEGALTERDALGMVRATDLTRVLAPAGRVTGLPVLCHGRGVAPGVAGGVAVFSADAAVAARQGGADPVLILPVTRPQDLPGLLAAAAVVTEQGGNTSHAAVVTRGLGRVCVTALRDATVDPDEPCLRPDDGEPVRPGDRVTVDGSAGTVHRGDPPTAPTTRTDHTGPAVDRILAVADRHARLAVRVNADSPADAEAGRRAGATGVGLCRIEHMLLGERQPLLARVLTGTGSAGTSEALDRLRDVLRDDFVALLRAMDGLPVAIRLLDPPRHEFLPDLTRLEVAAAEARGGGGAGPDPVTLAAARRLHETNPMLGVRGIRLGVLDPRLLAAQLTALVEATRLVRRDGGDPRPELLVPMVTVPAELDLVRDRLAEAYERCGGTGTETMPVGAMIETPRAALVAGELARRADFLSIGSNDLTALGWGLCRDDAERELLPRYRDLGLVDESPMVRWDDHGVGELVRQAVTAACKVRPDIGVGICGEHALDPAAVRLLVGLGADYVSCSPARLPVARLTVGQVAVAVERGTEGR; encoded by the coding sequence GTGACCGGCGCTCACCTGCTCCTGCACGGCGGCCGGGATCTCGCCGCGACCGCCGCCGGACAGCCGTGGGGCGCGGAGCTGACCGCCGTGGTGGAGTCCTCCCACCGCGATGCCGGCCAGCCGGTACGCGTCGAGTTCACGGTCCGGGCGCACCGCCTCCGGATCGTCGCCGTGACCCCGCTCGTACTCCGGGACGCCGCGCTGCTCACCCACGTCGCGGCGCTGCTGGACGAGGGCGCGCTCACCGAACGGGACGCCCTCGGCATGGTCCGCGCGACCGATCTGACCCGGGTGCTGGCACCTGCCGGCCGGGTCACCGGCCTCCCGGTGCTCTGCCACGGTCGGGGCGTCGCGCCGGGCGTGGCCGGCGGCGTCGCCGTCTTCAGCGCCGACGCCGCGGTGGCGGCCCGCCAGGGTGGGGCCGACCCGGTACTGATCCTCCCCGTCACCAGACCGCAGGACCTGCCCGGCCTGCTCGCCGCCGCCGCCGTGGTCACCGAGCAGGGCGGCAACACCTCGCACGCGGCAGTGGTCACCCGTGGGCTCGGCCGGGTCTGCGTGACCGCGCTCCGCGACGCCACTGTCGACCCGGACGAGCCCTGCCTGCGCCCCGACGACGGGGAGCCGGTCCGGCCCGGAGACCGGGTGACCGTGGACGGCTCCGCCGGCACCGTCCACCGGGGTGACCCGCCCACCGCGCCGACCACCCGCACCGACCACACCGGACCGGCGGTGGACCGGATCCTCGCCGTGGCGGACCGGCACGCCCGCCTCGCCGTCCGGGTCAACGCCGACTCACCCGCCGACGCCGAGGCCGGCAGGCGGGCGGGCGCCACCGGCGTCGGGCTCTGCCGGATCGAGCACATGCTGCTCGGCGAGCGGCAGCCGCTGCTGGCCAGGGTGTTGACCGGCACCGGCAGCGCCGGGACGTCCGAGGCCCTCGACCGCCTGCGGGACGTGCTGCGCGACGACTTCGTCGCCCTGCTGCGGGCCATGGACGGGCTGCCGGTGGCGATCCGGCTGCTCGACCCGCCCCGGCACGAGTTCCTCCCCGACCTGACCCGGCTTGAGGTCGCCGCCGCCGAGGCGCGGGGCGGCGGCGGGGCCGGACCCGACCCGGTGACGCTCGCCGCCGCCCGGCGGCTGCACGAGACCAACCCGATGCTCGGCGTCCGGGGCATCCGGTTGGGCGTCCTCGATCCGCGGTTGCTGGCGGCGCAACTCACCGCGCTGGTCGAGGCGACCCGGTTGGTCCGCCGGGACGGCGGCGACCCCCGCCCCGAGCTGCTGGTGCCGATGGTGACCGTGCCGGCCGAACTGGACCTGGTCCGTGACCGGCTGGCCGAGGCGTACGAGCGGTGCGGTGGGACCGGGACGGAGACCATGCCGGTCGGGGCGATGATCGAGACACCGCGCGCCGCGCTCGTCGCCGGTGAGCTGGCGCGGCGGGCCGACTTCCTCTCCATCGGCAGCAACGACCTGACCGCGCTCGGCTGGGGGCTGTGCCGGGACGACGCCGAGCGGGAGCTGCTCCCCCGCTACCGGGATCTCGGCCTGGTCGACGAGTCGCCGATGGTCCGCTGGGACGACCACGGGGTCGGCGAACTCGTCCGGCAGGCGGTCACCGCCGCTTGTAAGGTGAGGCCGGACATCGGCGTCGGTATCTGCGGCGAACACGCACTCGACCCGGCGGCGGTCCGGCTGCTGGTCGGGCTGGGGGCCGACTACGTGTCGTGCTCCCCCGCCCGCCTGCCCGTGGCCCGGCTGACCGTCGGGCAGGTGGCGGTCGCCGTGGAGCGAGGGACGGAGGGGCGATGA